A window of the Dickeya dianthicola NCPPB 453 genome harbors these coding sequences:
- a CDS encoding outer membrane beta-barrel protein, protein MRTKLIIVAGMIIPCPCLADLIPKSHIGIAGIDFQSQVGLDYGHENNVTYQADDQDAVSADFQSVRPMIKAIGARYQDQYLLMYSGDYRRYNGDPADNYTDHFFRFNGAWRYGQMHGLTLSLDDSLGHEVRGRGITEGFRPQQFSDFGIHSPLSTTLFNSELRYSYGALKGRGKADVALLFRKLRIGRTADIKNTDIDFYNYILGQEWHENGLIAELSDQYSLATRFRYRFMSNQRRYEIDSQKDNDEYYLEYGIKSQLTDKTRVDANASWLYKTFNNNPNSRDFSGVNWDIQAEWQPLKQSVFTVHTSQRIKDPSEIGGYIMVSKYGIAYQHFWLVDRFSTTFDYSYLTDSYKNYPNDRKDRNRVFTFAMNYNFRPSINVELKYQLNTLHSNQDSDSFFIGPGGDRQVVRTLGHDNSLIMFTAKVQI, encoded by the coding sequence ATGCGTACTAAATTAATCATTGTAGCTGGAATGATAATACCCTGTCCCTGCCTGGCTGACCTGATACCGAAATCGCATATCGGCATTGCCGGTATTGATTTTCAAAGCCAGGTTGGTCTGGATTATGGGCATGAGAATAACGTGACCTATCAGGCTGATGATCAAGACGCGGTGAGTGCTGATTTTCAGAGCGTCAGGCCAATGATTAAAGCCATCGGCGCGCGTTATCAGGACCAATATCTGTTGATGTATTCCGGTGATTATCGGCGTTACAACGGCGATCCGGCGGATAATTACACCGATCATTTTTTTCGCTTTAATGGCGCATGGCGTTACGGGCAGATGCATGGGTTAACGCTCAGTCTTGATGATTCTCTCGGGCATGAGGTGCGTGGGCGTGGTATTACCGAAGGCTTTCGACCACAGCAGTTCAGCGATTTCGGTATTCATTCGCCGCTGAGTACCACGCTTTTTAACAGCGAATTACGTTACAGTTATGGTGCCCTGAAAGGGCGCGGTAAAGCCGACGTCGCGCTGCTGTTTAGAAAGCTGCGTATAGGCCGCACGGCGGATATTAAAAATACTGATATTGATTTCTATAACTATATTCTTGGGCAGGAATGGCACGAGAACGGTTTGATCGCAGAATTATCTGACCAATACTCACTGGCAACGCGCTTTCGCTACCGCTTTATGAGTAATCAGCGACGTTATGAAATCGATTCGCAAAAAGACAATGATGAGTATTATCTGGAATACGGTATCAAATCGCAGCTTACGGACAAAACCCGTGTTGATGCCAATGCATCCTGGCTATACAAGACATTCAACAATAACCCAAACTCCAGAGATTTCAGCGGTGTAAACTGGGATATTCAGGCTGAGTGGCAACCGCTTAAACAATCCGTTTTTACTGTACATACGTCGCAGCGTATTAAAGATCCGTCAGAAATCGGCGGCTATATCATGGTTTCTAAATACGGCATCGCCTATCAACATTTTTGGCTGGTCGATCGTTTCTCCACCACGTTTGACTATTCATACCTGACAGACAGTTACAAGAATTACCCGAATGATCGTAAAGACAGAAATAGGGTGTTCACATTCGCCATGAACTATAACTTCAGGCCCTCTATTAACGTTGAATTAAAATATCAACTGAACACGCTACATTCCAATCAAGATAGCGATTCTTTCTTCATTGGACCTGGCGGCGATCGTCAGGTCGTCAGAACGCTGGGTCATGATAATTCCCTGATTATGTTTACAGCTAAGGTACAGATCTAA
- a CDS encoding undecaprenyl-phosphate glucose phosphotransferase, with product MSSNQIRISYGNDFFIIKLMDFLSINLTLIVSARLFLMGAFDDVIMISLLFSTSFLLIGEYTGLYHHGLKNMQFRGQRRLWSSAFLSVIFVEVVRSYAGTLYSLGLLHHLDNIYFSATLYWYILSLCGLCLTRFITFKFTTKKRMRIAIVGLTPGGLAAEKALLKEYANMQLELAFYDDRSPSRCGYLFKSPFNGKVSELVEEAKAGRVDEIYIALPMIALKRIRYFLSIMSDTTVDTYIIPDLYSYSSYVSQFRSINNIQTLSIFRSPFDGIGSVIKRVEDLVIGGVITLMISPLLLLIAVGIKLTSRGPVLFKQDRYGLSGNKIKVWKFRSMHVMENAGVVTQATKNDPRVTRFGAFLRRTSLDELPQFFNVLQGTMSIIGPRPHAVVHNEQYRQLVENYMIRHKVKPGISGLAQVNGYRGEVDTLDKMEKRVHYDIAYIQSWSLWLDIKIIFRTIFKGFIGENAY from the coding sequence GTGTCTAGTAATCAGATAAGAATTTCCTATGGAAATGACTTTTTCATTATTAAGCTGATGGATTTTTTATCAATCAATTTGACATTAATAGTCAGCGCCAGACTATTTTTGATGGGCGCTTTCGATGATGTTATTATGATTAGCCTGCTATTTTCCACCTCTTTTTTACTTATTGGTGAATATACCGGCTTATATCATCATGGGCTTAAAAATATGCAATTCCGCGGACAGAGAAGACTGTGGAGTTCCGCATTCTTGTCGGTCATCTTTGTGGAGGTGGTCAGGAGTTATGCCGGTACGCTGTATTCGTTAGGGCTGTTGCATCATCTCGATAACATCTATTTTTCCGCGACGCTGTACTGGTATATTCTTTCGCTATGCGGCCTCTGTCTCACGCGTTTCATTACGTTTAAATTTACGACTAAAAAACGGATGCGAATTGCTATTGTGGGCTTAACACCCGGCGGGTTAGCGGCGGAAAAAGCATTGCTCAAAGAGTATGCCAACATGCAGTTAGAGCTGGCTTTCTACGACGATCGCAGTCCATCTCGTTGCGGTTATCTGTTTAAGAGCCCGTTTAACGGCAAGGTGAGCGAGCTGGTTGAAGAAGCCAAAGCGGGCAGAGTGGATGAGATTTATATTGCGTTGCCGATGATTGCGCTAAAACGCATTCGCTATTTTCTGTCAATAATGTCCGATACTACGGTTGATACTTACATCATTCCCGACCTTTATTCCTACAGCTCGTATGTATCGCAGTTTCGTTCTATTAATAATATTCAGACCCTCAGTATTTTTAGATCGCCCTTTGATGGCATTGGTTCCGTTATTAAGCGCGTTGAGGATTTGGTGATTGGCGGCGTTATTACGCTGATGATTTCGCCATTGCTGCTGCTGATTGCTGTTGGTATTAAGCTGACGTCACGTGGTCCGGTGTTATTCAAGCAGGATCGTTACGGCCTGAGCGGCAACAAAATCAAAGTGTGGAAATTCCGCTCGATGCACGTGATGGAAAACGCCGGCGTTGTGACGCAGGCGACGAAAAACGATCCGCGCGTTACGCGTTTTGGCGCCTTTTTACGCCGGACTTCGCTGGATGAACTGCCGCAATTTTTCAATGTATTGCAAGGGACGATGTCGATTATTGGCCCGCGTCCTCATGCTGTCGTGCATAACGAACAGTATCGTCAATTGGTAGAAAACTACATGATTCGCCATAAAGTGAAGCCTGGAATTTCAGGGCTGGCGCAGGTTAATGGTTACCGCGGCGAAGTGGATACCCTCGATAAAATGGAAAAACGGGTTCACTACGATATAGCCTATATTCAGAGCTGGTCTCTTTGGTTGGATATCAAGATTATCTTTAGAACCATTTTCAAAGGCTTTATCGGTGAAAATGCGTACTAA
- a CDS encoding polysaccharide biosynthesis/export family protein, with protein sequence MKIIKLCIFLCLSVWLAGCTLSNPRQMDKPDNGTTGYQLDEGDSVNILVYGEPEMAMTFMLDKSGEITFPYIGQLVLKGKTPGQVGEELANRLRGDYLQNPMVTVSIAEFRKFYITGEVVKPNGYAYEPGLTVEKSLALAGGFTDRADRKDVSIRLSNSNQLIENVDVRHAVHPGDTVIVGMSFF encoded by the coding sequence GTGAAAATAATAAAACTGTGCATTTTTCTGTGCCTCAGCGTCTGGTTGGCGGGATGCACGCTGTCGAATCCGCGGCAGATGGATAAACCTGACAACGGAACAACCGGTTATCAGTTAGATGAAGGCGATTCTGTCAATATTCTGGTGTACGGCGAGCCGGAGATGGCGATGACATTCATGTTGGATAAAAGCGGCGAGATAACCTTCCCTTATATTGGTCAACTGGTGTTGAAAGGGAAGACGCCAGGGCAGGTGGGCGAGGAGTTAGCCAACCGCCTGCGCGGCGACTATCTGCAAAACCCGATGGTGACGGTCAGCATCGCCGAGTTTCGGAAATTCTATATCACCGGTGAAGTGGTGAAGCCGAACGGATATGCCTATGAACCAGGCTTAACCGTTGAAAAATCGCTGGCGCTGGCCGGCGGATTTACCGATCGCGCAGACCGCAAAGATGTGAGTATTCGCCTGTCGAATAGCAATCAACTGATTGAAAATGTTGATGTAAGGCACGCCGTTCATCCCGGTGACACCGTGATTGTCGGTATGAGTTTTTTCTGA
- a CDS encoding GumC family protein, producing MSLSIVENGRKLESSIDFSKFAQEIKQNGWKIILAGLIMAVVAYPLIRMITPKYVSTATVLLKAQQDNVSPLPQVDGYDSTRSGYYETQYALMQSRIVLEQAVRDARLDQNPAFNGAADKNADNRGDEQQRVDSALNEIVKNLTITGVRTTHLATISYESASPALSADIANSVAQAFISYTAKQKHLKTLKAKALNQKQMEEVWQQIVEQQATIDQFLKKEGLLTFRGVDGFETEQLGIVTTKLADATQRRIRAETNYNSVRLNAGASLENVISLPDISNHAQIQDLRIALIQARRSLYDLRKRYGMKHTKILEAEAQVQAIEEQTHTVLFELEAGLNKQYQAALRDEKYYQQLLNQQKADFQTLASKRDEYNNLTTELDKTKELYKALYQRTKEQTLAGNYLEPDAILYDPAVPAEHPSKPNKAMLLVMAVMLTLIFSVVYFIVKAALDNSINSISQMKKRLNVTPVGEIRTFANGVKRSQAVRLITKAPLDADIVHSMRTHILLSHPSCQAIAVSSTEHGEGRSLLAHLLATSFSADQKTLLIDLDFFNDGGLTQDLAHPGASGVAELLQGQSALDAALVTISDNLSFLPRGNASISSLLMLSSEHVVTLMAELRTRYQRIIVDVAAVNQTQDSQLISRVIDGVVFVLKAGEWRAGDVLGAIEKVKHHHAELIGAVMNQVADRNLETKEGIRSLNHHMNALINSTGHL from the coding sequence ATGAGTCTATCTATCGTGGAGAATGGCAGAAAACTGGAAAGCAGCATCGATTTCTCCAAATTTGCCCAGGAGATCAAACAAAACGGCTGGAAGATAATCCTGGCCGGCCTGATTATGGCGGTGGTGGCTTATCCGCTGATTCGCATGATCACGCCCAAATATGTATCGACGGCAACGGTGTTGCTTAAAGCGCAGCAGGATAACGTTTCGCCTTTGCCGCAGGTTGATGGCTATGATTCCACCCGCAGCGGCTATTACGAAACCCAGTATGCGTTGATGCAGTCGCGTATCGTGCTGGAACAAGCCGTGCGGGACGCCAGGCTGGACCAAAACCCTGCGTTTAACGGCGCGGCTGACAAAAACGCGGATAACCGTGGCGATGAGCAACAACGAGTGGATAGCGCGCTGAACGAAATAGTGAAAAACCTCACGATCACCGGCGTTCGCACCACACATCTTGCCACTATCTCATACGAATCGGCGTCGCCGGCGCTGTCGGCCGACATCGCTAACAGCGTGGCGCAGGCGTTTATTAGCTATACGGCTAAGCAAAAGCACCTCAAAACGTTGAAAGCCAAAGCGTTGAACCAAAAACAGATGGAAGAGGTATGGCAGCAAATCGTCGAGCAACAGGCCACCATCGACCAATTTTTGAAGAAAGAAGGGTTACTCACTTTCCGTGGCGTGGACGGCTTTGAAACAGAACAACTGGGGATCGTCACCACGAAGTTAGCGGATGCTACCCAGCGCCGCATCAGGGCGGAAACGAACTACAACAGCGTGCGTTTGAATGCCGGTGCATCGCTGGAAAACGTGATTTCTCTGCCTGATATTTCTAATCATGCCCAAATTCAGGATTTACGCATTGCGCTGATTCAGGCCCGGCGCTCTTTATATGACTTACGTAAACGCTATGGGATGAAACATACCAAAATATTGGAAGCCGAAGCCCAGGTTCAGGCGATTGAGGAACAGACTCACACCGTGTTATTCGAACTGGAAGCAGGGCTGAATAAGCAATATCAGGCGGCGTTGCGGGATGAAAAATACTATCAGCAACTGTTGAATCAACAGAAAGCGGATTTCCAAACGTTGGCGTCTAAACGTGATGAATACAACAACCTGACCACCGAGCTGGATAAAACAAAAGAGCTGTATAAAGCGCTGTATCAGCGCACCAAAGAGCAGACGCTGGCGGGTAACTATTTAGAGCCGGACGCGATACTTTACGACCCCGCCGTGCCGGCTGAGCATCCGTCGAAACCCAATAAAGCGATGCTGCTGGTGATGGCCGTCATGCTGACCCTGATTTTCTCCGTGGTTTACTTCATCGTAAAAGCTGCGCTGGATAATTCAATCAACAGCATCAGCCAGATGAAAAAACGCCTGAATGTGACGCCGGTGGGTGAAATTCGTACCTTTGCCAATGGCGTGAAGCGCTCGCAGGCTGTGCGTTTGATAACCAAAGCGCCGCTGGACGCCGATATTGTCCACAGCATGCGAACCCACATTTTGCTATCGCATCCATCTTGTCAGGCCATTGCCGTCAGCTCGACAGAGCACGGCGAAGGGCGATCGTTGCTGGCGCATTTGCTGGCGACATCCTTCAGTGCTGACCAAAAAACGCTGCTTATCGATCTGGATTTCTTTAATGACGGCGGGTTGACGCAAGATTTGGCGCATCCTGGCGCGAGTGGCGTGGCGGAGCTGTTGCAGGGGCAATCGGCGCTGGATGCCGCACTGGTGACAATCAGTGACAATTTAAGTTTCCTGCCGCGTGGTAATGCCTCGATATCGTCTTTACTGATGCTGTCGTCCGAACATGTCGTGACCTTGATGGCTGAACTGAGAACGCGTTATCAACGAATTATCGTTGACGTGGCCGCGGTGAATCAAACGCAGGATAGTCAACTCATTAGCCGGGTGATAGACGGGGTGGTTTTTGTGCTGAAAGCCGGCGAGTGGCGTGCAGGCGATGTGCTTGGCGCCATTGAGAAAGTTAAACACCATCACGCGGAGCTGATTGGCGCGGTAATGAATCAGGTTGCGGATAGAAACCTCGAAACCAAAGAGGGAATACGTTCCCTGAACCATCACATGAATGCGTTAATCAACAGTACCGGTCA